In the Vogesella sp. XCS3 genome, CATGCCCACCGCCACAGCGGGAATAGCCAGGATACTGAGCCCGGCCATGCCGGCGCTCAGGCGCGACAGCAGCATCATCCACATCAGCCAGCCCAGGCCGCCGGCCAGCACGCCGGAAAACAGCAGCACGCCCAGCAGCGGCCAACCCCATACCGGCTCGCCGCCCGGAAACACCGGCAGCAACACCAGCAAGGGCAGTGTGCCCCACACCATCTGCCACAAGGTCAGCGCCAAGGTGTCTACCTGGTGCTGCGCGCGCAGGCGCTTGGCGATGATGGCCGAGCTGGCCCACACCAGGCCGCCGGTAATGGCCAGCAGGTCGGACAGCCAGCTGCCGTGCAGGTCCCATGGCTCCAGAATGGCCAGCAAACCGATAAAGGCCATCACCACGCCCAGCCACTGGCTGCGTGCCAGCTTTTCGTGCAGGAACACCCGCGCCAGTAGCAGCGTCCAGAATGGCATGGTGTAACACAGCACCGATACCTTGCCGGCACCGCCTGCGACTAGCGCCAGGTTGGTGAACAACACGAAGCCGGCGGTCTGCGTTAGCCCCAGCCAGAAGGTTGGCCGCCACGGTGTGGGGCGAAAACTGCCGCCACGCAGGCGCAGCACCACGGCCAGCGTGGCAATGGCAAATATGGTACGGAACAGGCCAAGCTGAAATGCGCTGGCGTAAGCCAGCCCCAGTTTGGTGACCACCCAGTTGGTTCCCCAGAAGAACCACAGGGCCAGCAGCATGGCAGCGCTGGTAACAGGCGAAGCGGAAGCGAACATGGTAGCAGGCAAAGAAAAAGCCGGTGCATGCACCGGCTTGGGGCAAAACAACAGTATACCTGCTTATGCCGACAGGTTCTTCGATACGATTTCGTAAACGTCCTTGGACAAACCATCCTTGGCCAGAATACGTTGCAGCTCGCGCGTCATCAGCACCTGACGCTGTGCTTCCAGCTTCTGGCGACGGTTGAACAGCGACACGATACGGCTGGCTACTTGCGGGTTGATGGCATCCAGCGCCAGCACCTGGTCGGCCAGGAAGGCGTAACCGGAGCCGTCCGCCGCGTGGAAATGCTGCATATTGCGGCCAAAGCTGCCCAGCAGCGCACGCGCCTTGTTCGGGTTTTTCAGGGTAAAGGCCGGGTGGCTCATGCCGGCTTTCACATGCTCGAGCGCGCCTGGCAGCTGGCTGCTGCCAACCAGGCTGAAGAACTTGTCCATTACCAGTGCGTCACCCTGCCAGCGGCTGGCAAACGACAGGTAGCAGTTTTCACGCTCGGCCACGTCACGGTCGCGCAACGCCAGCATGGCACCCATCTGGTCAGTCATATTGTCCGCTTCCAGGCACTGCTTTTCGGCGGCCTCCAGCGGCCAGGCATCCTGCAGGCGGGTCAGCATGGCCAGCGCCAGGTTTTTCAGGCTGCGGCGGCCACCATCGGCCGGCTGGTAGCGCTGGGTCTGGTTCAGGTCGTAGGCTTCGTGCCACTCGCCACGCAGCGCCTGCGCCAAGCCATTGAGCACGAATTCGCGTACGGTATGGATGTGGCCAGGGTCGGCAACATCTACCATTTCCAGAATATCGGCTTCGGATGGCAGGCTCAGCATCAGTGCCTTGAACGCGGGGTCGGCGGCGTGGTCTTTCAGTACCGCGCGCAGCGCGTCGACAAAGCCCGTCGGCAGCTGCAGTGTGCGGCCGGCAGCCTGGTCGGCCAGCAGGGCTTTCAACAGGCGCTCGGCGTAGGCCTGGCCAGCTTCCCAGCGGGCGAAAGCGTCGCTGTCGTTGGCCATCAGGAACGACAGCTCGTCGTCACGCCAGTCAAACTGCAGACGTACCGGCGCGGAGAAGCCACGCAGCAGCGATGGCACCGGCAGCTCCGGCACGTTCACAAAGGTAAAGCTTTGCTCGGCAGCACGGACGTCCAGCACACGGGTCGTCGCCCCGGCGTCGGCCTCGCCGGCCAGCTGCAATGGCAGGTCCTGGCCGTCTCGGCCCAGCAGGCCGACGGCCAGCGGAATGTGGTACGGCTGCTTGCCGCTCTGGCCCGGGGTGTCGGGGCAGCTTTGCTTGACGTGCAGGGTGTAGCTGCGCGCTACCGTGTCGTACTCGCCGCTAAGCTGCAGCAGCGGGGTACCGGCCTGGCTGTACCACAGCGCAAACTGGCTAAAGTCCACACCATTGGCGTCTGCCATGGCGGCGCGGAAATCATCGCAGGTCACGGCCTGGCCATCGTGGCGCTGGAAGTACAGCTTCATGCCCTGCTGGAAGCCTTCTTCCCCCAGCAGGGTGTGGTACATGCGTACCACCTCAGAACCCTTTTCGTACACCGTCATGGTGTAGAAATTGTTCATCTCGATGTAGCTGTCCGGGCGGATGGCGTGCGCAGTAGGGCCGGCGTCTTCCGGGAACTGCAGCTGGCGCAGCTTTTTCACGTCTTCGATACGCTTCACCGGGCGGCTGTGCAGGTCGGAGCTGAACTCCTGGTCGCGGAACACGGTGAGGCCTTCTTTCAGGCTGAGCTGGAACCAGTCGCGGCAGGTCACGCGGTTGCCGGTCCAGTTGTGGAAGTACTCGTGGCCGATGATGGCTTCCACGCGCTCGAAGTCGGCGTCGGTGGCGGTGTCCTGGCGCGCCAGCACGGCCGAGGTGTTAAAGATATTGAGGCCCTTGTTTTCCATGGCGCCCATATTGAAGTCGCCAACGGCCACGATCATGTAGATGTCCAGGTCGTACTCCAGACCAAAGCGGGTTTCGTCCCACTGCATGGAGCGCTTCACTGCGCCCATGGCGAAATCCACCTTGTCCTGGTCGGCCGGCACGGTCCAGATTTCCAGTGCCACCTTGCGGCCGCTGGCGGTGGTGTAGCTGTCTTTCAGCGCCACCAGCTTGCCGGCCACCAGCGCAAACAGGTAGGCCGGCTTACGGTACGGGTCTACCCATTTAACCCAGTGGCGCTTTTTGTCGGCCTGACCTTCGCCCACCTTGTTGCCGTTGGACAGCAGTACCGGGTACTTCTGCTTGTCGGCAATGATGGTGGTGCTGAACTTGGCCATCACGTCCGGGCGGTCCGGATAGTAGGTAATCTTGCGGAAGCCTTCCGGCTCGCACTGGGTATACAGGTTGCCGCTGGAGCCATACAGGCCATTGAGGCTGGTATTGGCTACCGGGTCGATTTCGGTTTCGATATCCAGGATAAAGCTGTCCGGCACATCGAAAATCTCCAGGCCTTCGGCGTGCTGGCGGTAGGCACCTGGCTGCAGCTGGTCACCATCCAGTACCACCGACAGCAGCGTGGCGCTGCCATCCAGCTGCAGTACGTTGGCCGCAGTGGATTCCGGGTTGCGGTGAATCACCATGCGGGAGCGTACACGGGTTTGCGTGTCTTCCAGTACGTCGAATGTCAGGTCTACCTTGTCTACCAGATAGGCTGGCGGCAGGTAATCCTGGCGATATTTGATCTGTGGCTGTTGTTGGCTCATGAACGGGCATCCTCAGTAGGCTTGCAAGGCGGGTCGGCGCGCGCCGCCTCCTTGTCTTTATCAACGCAAAGCGTCCCTGGTTATTGTTTGATCCACGCGGCGGCACCGGGTGCCAGGCTCAGGCGGCAAGTGTCGGCTTGCGTGGCTTGCAGTGTGACTTTGTAGGTAGCCAGCTCGTCACGGCGGAAGGCGTGTACTTTGACGGCATCGCCTACTTGGTGGCGGGCGATGGCTTTATCAAGATCGCTGGCTTTCAGGCCGTTTACCGCCACGATGACGTCCCCGCCGGACAGGCCCGCGGCCTGAGCGGCACCGCCATCGAGCACCTGCAGCAGACGCACGCCCAGCGTATCGGCAGCCGCTTTCACGCCAAAGGTTGGCCGCACTGCGGCAGGCTGGATGCTGTCTACGACGCTGCCGCTATCTGCGGGGCTATCGGATGGCACCATCTGCAGACTGACCCCCTGGGTAGCCAGCAGTTCAGCCAGCGGCAGGTCTTGCGTACTACGGATAGCTTTATCGAAGAACTGGCCCAGTTTCAGGCCGGTGGCTTGCTCGGCTACCTGCTCCCACTCGCCCTCGGCCAAGCCCTGGCCGTCGGCCAGCCATTTTTGCCATAGCGCCAGCATCACGGTATCCAGGCTCTTGGCGCCGCCGGTTTCGTGGCGGATGTGCAGGTCCAGCGCCAGCGCGGCCAGCGAACCCTTGGTGTAGTAGCTGACAATGCTGTTGGGGCTGTTTTCGTCCTGGCGGTAATACTTGGTCCACGCATCGAAGCTGGAGTCGGCCAGGGTCTGCTTGGTACGGCCATTGCCGCGCATGACGCCGGTAATGGTTTTGGCCAGCAGGCCCAGGTAGCGTTTTTCGTCAATCAGGCCACTGCGCACCAGCGCCAGATCGTCGTAATACGAGGTAATGCCCTCGAACGCCCACAGCAGCGTGGTGTGGCCTTCACGGTTCAGGTCGTAAGGGGTGAACACGGCCGGCTTCATGCGCTTCACGTTCCAGCTGTGGAAATACTCGTGGCTGATCAAGCCCAACAGGCGCAGGTAGCCGTCGCCGATCTCGCCCTCAGCCAGGCCCGGCGCCGGCAGGTCGTCGCGGTTGGCCACCAGCGCGGTAGAGGCGCGGTGCTCCAGGCCGCCGTAGATGTCGGCGCCGACAAACAGCATGAACACGTAGCGGTCGAACGGGGCGGGCTCGCCAAAGAAGCGGATCTGCCACTCGCAAATACGCTTGGTATCGGCAGCCAGGCGCTTGAGGTCTGCCTGGCAGACGCCAGAAACCACAAACTCGTGCGGCACGCCGCAGGCCTTGAATGTGATGCGCTGGAAACGGCCCAGCTCTACCGGGTGGTCGATCAGCTCGTCGTAGTTGGCCGCACGGTAGCGGCCGAAACCGCTCTTTTTGTGCACGTCGAGCGCGGGCAAGCTGGTGGCCACTTGCCAGTCAGACAAAGCTTTGCTGGCCGGGGCATCGATATCGACAGTGCAAGGATCATTTTCGAAGCCATCTGCCGACAGGAAAACACTGGTGCCGTTATAGAAACCGCGGTTGGCATCGAGATAGGCCCCGCGCACCGACAAATCGTAGGCGTACACCTGGTAGCGCACGGTCAGTTCGCCCTTCACCGGGGCGGCCTGCCAGCTGTGCTTGTCCAGCTTGGTCAGGGCTACCGCCTTTTTGCCGCTGCTGGCGCTGATCTGCACGATATGGCGGGCAAACTCGCGCACCATATAGCTGCCCGGTATCCAGGCTGGCAGGCGCAGTACTTGCCCGACGGCGGCAGGCTGGGCAACGGTGACGGTCACCTCGAAAAGGTGGGCTTGCGGGTCGAGTACGCAAAGGCGGTAGCTAACAGAGGAAGACATAGTGCTGAAACCGTTCTGTGGCAGAAAGATGCTGGATTCTAGCACCGGCTGTACAAAACCACCCCTGACCTTCAGTCTTGATCTTCATCAATAGCAGTACTACCGATGACAATATAATCCACATCTGTCAAAAGGCTAAAAAGGCCAAAAAGCCAGCATGGGCGGGGGAAACAGTACACAGCCCCGCGTTCTTGACTGGTGGCTGGTGCCTGAATTGATTAGAATAGCCTGTTGAATACGCGGGTGTATTAAAGCACTTGTTCTTGCCTGGCAAGGCAGTGGTGCAAAGCGGGGCGCACCAGCTACAGGGGTTTTGATCAACACCCAAGAACTTGATACACCTCCCCAGTTTTGGGCTGGTACACAAAATTCAAGTCACCAGTTTTACACGTTCTAGTTCGCAACCTTGGAGAAAACCCTAAATGGATACGCAATCCACTTATAACTATAAGGTGGTGCGCCAGTTCTCGATAATGACCGTGGTTTGGGGCATTGTCGGGATGCTGGTTGGCGTCATTATTGCGGCCCAGCTGGTGTGGCCGGAGCTCAACTTTGGGCCCTGGTTCCACTACGGCCGTCTGCGCCCCCTGCACACCAACGCCGTGATCTTTGCATTCGGCGGCTGCGCGCTGTTTGCCACGTCTTACTACGTGGTGCAGCGTACCTGTAACGTTCGCCTGATTTCCGACAAGCTGGCTGCGTT is a window encoding:
- a CDS encoding DMT family transporter; translation: MFASASPVTSAAMLLALWFFWGTNWVVTKLGLAYASAFQLGLFRTIFAIATLAVVLRLRGGSFRPTPWRPTFWLGLTQTAGFVLFTNLALVAGGAGKVSVLCYTMPFWTLLLARVFLHEKLARSQWLGVVMAFIGLLAILEPWDLHGSWLSDLLAITGGLVWASSAIIAKRLRAQHQVDTLALTLWQMVWGTLPLLVLLPVFPGGEPVWGWPLLGVLLFSGVLAGGLGWLMWMMLLSRLSAGMAGLSILAIPAVAVGMAWLILDELPSPSEAAGMLLIGSALVLISWQALKRR
- a CDS encoding M61 family metallopeptidase, translated to MSSSVSYRLCVLDPQAHLFEVTVTVAQPAAVGQVLRLPAWIPGSYMVREFARHIVQISASSGKKAVALTKLDKHSWQAAPVKGELTVRYQVYAYDLSVRGAYLDANRGFYNGTSVFLSADGFENDPCTVDIDAPASKALSDWQVATSLPALDVHKKSGFGRYRAANYDELIDHPVELGRFQRITFKACGVPHEFVVSGVCQADLKRLAADTKRICEWQIRFFGEPAPFDRYVFMLFVGADIYGGLEHRASTALVANRDDLPAPGLAEGEIGDGYLRLLGLISHEYFHSWNVKRMKPAVFTPYDLNREGHTTLLWAFEGITSYYDDLALVRSGLIDEKRYLGLLAKTITGVMRGNGRTKQTLADSSFDAWTKYYRQDENSPNSIVSYYTKGSLAALALDLHIRHETGGAKSLDTVMLALWQKWLADGQGLAEGEWEQVAEQATGLKLGQFFDKAIRSTQDLPLAELLATQGVSLQMVPSDSPADSGSVVDSIQPAAVRPTFGVKAAADTLGVRLLQVLDGGAAQAAGLSGGDVIVAVNGLKASDLDKAIARHQVGDAVKVHAFRRDELATYKVTLQATQADTCRLSLAPGAAAWIKQ
- the pepN gene encoding aminopeptidase N encodes the protein MSQQQPQIKYRQDYLPPAYLVDKVDLTFDVLEDTQTRVRSRMVIHRNPESTAANVLQLDGSATLLSVVLDGDQLQPGAYRQHAEGLEIFDVPDSFILDIETEIDPVANTSLNGLYGSSGNLYTQCEPEGFRKITYYPDRPDVMAKFSTTIIADKQKYPVLLSNGNKVGEGQADKKRHWVKWVDPYRKPAYLFALVAGKLVALKDSYTTASGRKVALEIWTVPADQDKVDFAMGAVKRSMQWDETRFGLEYDLDIYMIVAVGDFNMGAMENKGLNIFNTSAVLARQDTATDADFERVEAIIGHEYFHNWTGNRVTCRDWFQLSLKEGLTVFRDQEFSSDLHSRPVKRIEDVKKLRQLQFPEDAGPTAHAIRPDSYIEMNNFYTMTVYEKGSEVVRMYHTLLGEEGFQQGMKLYFQRHDGQAVTCDDFRAAMADANGVDFSQFALWYSQAGTPLLQLSGEYDTVARSYTLHVKQSCPDTPGQSGKQPYHIPLAVGLLGRDGQDLPLQLAGEADAGATTRVLDVRAAEQSFTFVNVPELPVPSLLRGFSAPVRLQFDWRDDELSFLMANDSDAFARWEAGQAYAERLLKALLADQAAGRTLQLPTGFVDALRAVLKDHAADPAFKALMLSLPSEADILEMVDVADPGHIHTVREFVLNGLAQALRGEWHEAYDLNQTQRYQPADGGRRSLKNLALAMLTRLQDAWPLEAAEKQCLEADNMTDQMGAMLALRDRDVAERENCYLSFASRWQGDALVMDKFFSLVGSSQLPGALEHVKAGMSHPAFTLKNPNKARALLGSFGRNMQHFHAADGSGYAFLADQVLALDAINPQVASRIVSLFNRRQKLEAQRQVLMTRELQRILAKDGLSKDVYEIVSKNLSA